TTAGCCGACAATCATCTGCTTGAGTTGCAACGCTTCATATTCCAACTCATTCAGGCGGTAGTTCACCACATCGCCAATGGTCAGCATGCCACATAGCTTGCCATCCTCAACCACGGGCATGTGGCGGAAACGACCTTCGTTCATGCGGCGCAGGACAGTGACCAGAACATCAGAAGGAGCGCAGGTTTCTACCTTGGCGGTCATGTTCTCACCCACGGTCTGTGGCAGGGTTTGCCCCGGCGTTTCCGCCAGTTTGCGCACGATGTCGCGCTCTGACAGAATGCCTTCCAGCTGGCCATCTGTTCCAGTGACCAGCAGGGCGCCAATGCGTCGGTCGCGCAACACCGAGACAGCGGTGCTGAGCGTATCGGAGGACGAGATCGTATAGGTGGTGCCACCCTTTTTGCTGATCAGCTGTTCGACTGTTGCTGTCTCATGCGAGATATTGCTTTCAACGGACTGGCTGTGGCTTGTCTTTTTGGCCTGATCCCCGCGACTGGGGGACTGATACGAACTTGGCATGTTGAAATGCTCCCTGTTGTTGCTGCGCCTGGTTGTCTATTGGTCCTGTGCTGTGTCATGCAGATCGACAGACGATATGCCTTAGGGCAGCTTAGACGACAAATTGCCTTTGGGGGAATACCTTGCTTGCCTCGCAGATCACACTGACGCCGCTGAGCGCCACGATTTTGATTTTTCTGGCGGTGCTGGCGGGCAACCGCTATCGCCGGGTCTGGAAGGCTGAGGGGCCGCGCTGGCAGCTGTGGCTATTTGGCCTGATTGCGGCGGCGGCGCTGCTGACACTGGGTTTTGTCCCGATGGCGCCGGGCTAAGCGGCGCATCAGGCACAACAAAAGGGCGACCGATTGGGCCGCCCGCGTCCTGACTGTCTTAGATCTGCTGTCTGTTTGAAGGCTCAGCTGCCGGTCTGACCATCTGCGCGCATCTCGGCTTCCATCTGTTCGACCATTTTGCGGGCGCGTTTACACTGCAGCTTGTCGCGCAGCGGGCTGTTGGGGTCGATGTCCTTGCTGCAGACCACACATTTGTCAGCGCCGGAAATGGCGTTCAACCCACCGCAGCTGCCCTTGATGGTTTTGCCCATCAGCAGAACGCCCAGTGACATGCCCAGCATGATCAGTGCCAAAAGCCCAAAGGTAAAAAGGAATGTGGCCATCAAGATCTGCCCTTATTGCTTGGCTTGCAGCTTGGAAAACTGCGAGCTGGTGGTGGTTGCGAACCCTGTCTCACCGGAATCGGCTCGGCGTGCAATGAACAAAACCGCGAGGCCTTCGGTTTCGGCGATCTTGAGCCCGCGGTCCTGACCCAGTGCCAGCAGTGCGGTGGCCCAGCCATCGGCCATCATGGCGTTTTCTGCCAGCACCGTCACCGAGGCGGTGCCATGGGTGATGGGGCGGCCGGTGACACCGTCAATGATGTGGGAATAGCGGATGCCATCCTGTTCAAAATAGTTGCGGTAATCCCCCGAGGTGGCCATGCCAAGCCCCGAGACATCGACAATTTCCTCAATGGTCTGGCTGGCGGCATCGGGGCGTTCGATGCCAATGCGCCAGGCTTCGCCATTGGGGTTCAGCCCGGCAGTGACCAGATCGCCGCCAATTTCCACCATATAGTCGGTGATACCAGCCTCGGCCAAAACGGCGGCAACCTGATCGACGCCGTAGCCCTTGGCAATGGCGGCCAGATAGACCGAGGTCTGCGGCAGGCTTTTGCGCAGGGTCAGGGGATCCTGCGACAGCGACAGGATTTTGGCCTGCCCGACCTGTTGCATGGCTGCGGCAATGGCCGTTTCTGTGGGCACCGGGCTGTCGGGGGTGCGGGCACCAAAGCCCCAGATTTCGATCAGCGGGCCAAGGGTCACATCAAACAAGCCCTCGCTTTTCTGGTGGATCGCATTTGCCGCGGCCACAACGTTGGCCAGTTCGGGCGAGATCGCAATGGGATCGGTGGAGGGCTCTGCGTTGAACCGGGAAATCTCGGAGTTTGGATCCCAGTTCGACATCTGGCTGTTCACTTTTGTCAGTGCCGCGGTGATGCTGGTTTGCAGCGCATCCGACGACAGATCCGCCGTTTTGTCGATTGCCACGATGGTGTAGGTTGTGCCCATGGTCTCGCCGCTGAAGGTCAGCGTGACGGGATCTGATTTGCAGGCTGCTACAAAAAACATCATAGCGACAAGAAAGAGACGTGCCATTTATCCACCTACCCTTGAAACGCCCTTCTATTGTACGCTATTCGCGGCCCTGTCAATCAAGGTTGGATATGGTCTGAAATGGTACGGAAACGCGCTTTTTCATTTTTCCCGGTGGGAACTTGGTCCAGATCAGACTATTTGCAGGTCGAATCCGAACAAACGGCCCAGAGATGTTGGTTCTGACCGACAGCACAAGAAGAAGAGATAGAGTTGCGGCATTACAAGCTACGAAAAGGACTCGAACTTCCGGTAGCGGGCGCCCCCGCGCAGGAAATTCACGATGGTCCCGCAGTCAGGACCGTTGCCTTGCTGGGCAGCGACTACCTAGGTTTGAAACCCCGTCTCGCGGTGCAGGAAGGCGATGTGATCGCTGCCGGCGCCCCGGTCTTTGCCCATAAGGATACGCCTGATGTGCAGGTGGTCTCACCTGTGTCGGGTCGGGTCAAAGCGGTGAACCGTGGCGCCCGCCGGGTGCTGGTCAGCGTCGAGATCGAAGTGGACGCCACTGCGGCAGAGCCAGTCGATTTCTCATCGGTGGGAGATGTCTCCACCGCTGAAGGCCTGGCTGAGCGCCTGTGTGCGGCGGGTCTGTGGACTTCGTTCCGCACCCGGCCCTATTCCAAGGTGCCCGCATCCGATAGCCGCCCGGCGGCGATCTATGTGACGGCGATGGAATCAGAACCCCTGGCGGCGGATGCCAGCGTCATCATCAATCAGGCGGCGGATGACTTTGCGGCGGGGCTCAAGGCCATTGCCATGCTGAGCGAAGGCAACTCCTATCTTTGCCAATCTGGCGATGCGTCTATCCCCAGCGCCGATGGGGTTGAGGTTGTTGGCTTTGACGGACCGCATCCTGCGGGTCTGGCTGGCACCCATATGCATTTCATCGAGCCCCCCACCTCCACCAAAACCGTCTGGAGCATTGGCTATCAGGATGTGATTGCCATTGGCCGTTTGCTGAACACAGCTGTGGTGAGTGCCGAACGCATTGTTGCCCTGTCGGGACCGCTGGTGAGCAAGCCACGTCTGGTGCGGACCACTGTTGGTGCCTCGATGGCGGATCTGCTGGCCGGTGAGCTGGACAGCTCGGTGGCGCCACGGGTGATTTCCGGGTCGATCCTGTCGGGTCGTGCGGGCCAGGGGGCCGATGGCTATCTGGGTCGCTACGCGCGTCAGATCACCGTGATCGAAGAAGATCACAAACAGATCCCCATGGGCTGGATTCGCCCGATGGCGAGCAAATATGCGGTGCAGCCAGTGCTGGGATCGCTGTTCTCGAACAAGCTCTATGCGCTGACATCGAACCTCAATGGCGGACGTCGCGCCATGGTGCCCACCGGCACCTTTGAGCAGCTGATGCCGCAGGACTATCTGCCAACGCAGCTTTTGCGTGCGCTTTTGGTGATGGATACCGACCAGGCCCAGGCGCTGGGAGCGCTGGAACTGGACGAAGAAGATCTCGGGCTGGTCGGCTTTGCCTGCCCGGCAAAATACGAATACGGACTGGCGCTGCGCGACAGTCTGACGAAGATCGAAAAGGAGGGATAGTCTCTTGGGTCTCCGTAACTTTTTTGACCGCATCGAGCCGAACTTTACCAAGGGCGGCAAGTGGGAGAAACTGTTCCCCATCTATGAGATGGTGGAAAGCTTCCTCTACACACCAAAGACGGTCACCACCGCAGCACCCCATGCGCGGTCGTATATCGATATGAAGCGGATCATGACCTATGTGGTCATCGCAACGATCCCCTGCATTCTGTTTGGCCTTTATAACACTGGCCTGCAGGTCAACACCGCGCTTGGCGCCTACGAGGCCACGGGCTGGCGCGTCGCCGTTCTGGAATTCCTTGGCATCGGCTTTGATCCCAGCAATCCGCTGGTCAATATGGCGCATGGTCTGCTGTATTTCCTGCCGATCTATATCACCACACTGGTGGTTGGCGGCATCTGGGAAGTGATCTTTGCCACGGTGCGCGGCCATGAGGTCAACGAAGGCTTCCTGGTGACCTCGATGCTTTATGCTCTGATTGTGCCGGCCAGCATTCCGCTGTGGCAGGTGGCCTTGGGCATTTCCTTTGGCGTTGTGATCGGCAAAGAGGTCTTTGGCGGCACGGGTAAGAACTTCCTCAACCCGGCACTGACCGGGCGGGCCTTTCTGTATTTTGCCTATCCGGCCTATATGTCCGGTGACAGCATCTGGACGCCTGTTGACGGATTTTCCGGCGCCACTGCGCTGTCGGTGTCTGCCTCGTCCGGGTTTGACCAGCTGGCGGCCAACGGGGTTGAGTGGATGGATGCCTTTATCGGCACTATTCAGGGCTCCTTTGGGGAAACCTCAACCCTGGCTTGCCTGATCGGTCTGGCCTTCCTCTTGGTGACCAAGATCGCCAACTGGCGTCTGATCATTGGTTGCATGGCGGGCATGGTGGGTTTCTCGCTGCTGCTGAATGCGATTGGGTCTGACAGCAATCCGATGTTTGCCATGCCCTGGTACTGGCATCTGGTCACCGGTGGTTTTGCCTTTGGCATGGTCTTTATGGTCACCGAGCCGGTTTCGGCCAGCCACACCAATATGGGTCGCTATATCTATGGCGCGCTGATTGGCTTCATGGTGGTGATGATCCGGGTGATCAACCCGGCCTTCCCCGAAGGCATGATGCTGGCCATCCTGTTCGGCAACGTCTTTGCGCCGCTGATCGACTACTTTGTCGTGCAGGCCAATATCAAACGGAGAGCGAAGCGTCATGTCTGAGCAAACCAAAAAAGGCGCGATCCAGCGCTTCCTTGAGGCCTCGCCTGATTCAACCGGAAAAACCCTGTTTGTCGCTGTGGCGCTCTGCCTCTGTGCCTCGATGATCGTTTCGGCGGCGGCGGTGGCTCTGCGCCCGACGCAGGAAGCCAACAAGCTGAAAGACAAGCAGATCAATATTCTGCAGGTCGCGGGCCTGTATCAGCCCGGCGTTAATGTGACAGAGGCCTTTGGCGCCTCCTTTGAACCGCATGTTCTG
The genomic region above belongs to Phaeobacter sp. G2 and contains:
- a CDS encoding CBS domain-containing protein; translation: MPSSYQSPSRGDQAKKTSHSQSVESNISHETATVEQLISKKGGTTYTISSSDTLSTAVSVLRDRRIGALLVTGTDGQLEGILSERDIVRKLAETPGQTLPQTVGENMTAKVETCAPSDVLVTVLRRMNEGRFRHMPVVEDGKLCGMLTIGDVVNYRLNELEYEALQLKQMIVG
- the nqrM gene encoding (Na+)-NQR maturation NqrM, with the translated sequence MATFLFTFGLLALIMLGMSLGVLLMGKTIKGSCGGLNAISGADKCVVCSKDIDPNSPLRDKLQCKRARKMVEQMEAEMRADGQTGS
- a CDS encoding FAD:protein FMN transferase; the protein is MARLFLVAMMFFVAACKSDPVTLTFSGETMGTTYTIVAIDKTADLSSDALQTSITAALTKVNSQMSNWDPNSEISRFNAEPSTDPIAISPELANVVAAANAIHQKSEGLFDVTLGPLIEIWGFGARTPDSPVPTETAIAAAMQQVGQAKILSLSQDPLTLRKSLPQTSVYLAAIAKGYGVDQVAAVLAEAGITDYMVEIGGDLVTAGLNPNGEAWRIGIERPDAASQTIEEIVDVSGLGMATSGDYRNYFEQDGIRYSHIIDGVTGRPITHGTASVTVLAENAMMADGWATALLALGQDRGLKIAETEGLAVLFIARRADSGETGFATTTSSQFSKLQAKQ
- a CDS encoding Na(+)-translocating NADH-quinone reductase subunit A, whose product is MRHYKLRKGLELPVAGAPAQEIHDGPAVRTVALLGSDYLGLKPRLAVQEGDVIAAGAPVFAHKDTPDVQVVSPVSGRVKAVNRGARRVLVSVEIEVDATAAEPVDFSSVGDVSTAEGLAERLCAAGLWTSFRTRPYSKVPASDSRPAAIYVTAMESEPLAADASVIINQAADDFAAGLKAIAMLSEGNSYLCQSGDASIPSADGVEVVGFDGPHPAGLAGTHMHFIEPPTSTKTVWSIGYQDVIAIGRLLNTAVVSAERIVALSGPLVSKPRLVRTTVGASMADLLAGELDSSVAPRVISGSILSGRAGQGADGYLGRYARQITVIEEDHKQIPMGWIRPMASKYAVQPVLGSLFSNKLYALTSNLNGGRRAMVPTGTFEQLMPQDYLPTQLLRALLVMDTDQAQALGALELDEEDLGLVGFACPAKYEYGLALRDSLTKIEKEG
- a CDS encoding NADH:ubiquinone reductase (Na(+)-transporting) subunit B, which codes for MGLRNFFDRIEPNFTKGGKWEKLFPIYEMVESFLYTPKTVTTAAPHARSYIDMKRIMTYVVIATIPCILFGLYNTGLQVNTALGAYEATGWRVAVLEFLGIGFDPSNPLVNMAHGLLYFLPIYITTLVVGGIWEVIFATVRGHEVNEGFLVTSMLYALIVPASIPLWQVALGISFGVVIGKEVFGGTGKNFLNPALTGRAFLYFAYPAYMSGDSIWTPVDGFSGATALSVSASSGFDQLAANGVEWMDAFIGTIQGSFGETSTLACLIGLAFLLVTKIANWRLIIGCMAGMVGFSLLLNAIGSDSNPMFAMPWYWHLVTGGFAFGMVFMVTEPVSASHTNMGRYIYGALIGFMVVMIRVINPAFPEGMMLAILFGNVFAPLIDYFVVQANIKRRAKRHV